A window of the Brassica napus cultivar Da-Ae chromosome A2, Da-Ae, whole genome shotgun sequence genome harbors these coding sequences:
- the LOC106397131 gene encoding proline dehydrogenase 1, mitochondrial, translating to MAARLLRTNFIRRPYRFSALNPVGQPTVTASTAVVPEILSFGQQAPEPPVHHPKPNEAHHDIDLSDQARLFASVPTSDLLRSTAVLHAAAIGPMVDLGSWVMSSKLMETALTRDMVLGLVKSTFYDHFCAGEDADAAAQRVRSVYEATGLKGMLVYGVEHADDAASCDDNMHHFLRTIEAAKSLPTSHFSSVVVKITAICPISLLKRVSDLLRWEYKTKNFKLSWKLKSFPVFSDSSPLYHTNSEPEPLTAEEERELEAAHVRIQDICRKCQESNVPLLVDAEDTILQPAIDYMAYSSAILFNADKDRPIVYNTIQAYLRDAGERLHLAVQEAEKENVPMGFKLVRGAYMSSEARLADSLGHKSPVHDTIQNTHDCYNNCMTFLMEKASNGSGFGVVLATHNADSGRLASKKASELNIDKENGKIEFAQLYGMSDALSFGLKRAGFNVSKYMPFGPVETAIPYLVRRAYENRGMMATGATDRHLMRMELKRRLLAGNA from the exons ATGGCAGCCCGCCTCCTCCGAACAAACTTTATCCGTCGTCCTTACCGTTTCTCCGCTTTGAACCCGGTGGGTCAGCCCACCGTGACCGCTTCAACCGCCGTCGTCCCGGAGATACTCTCCTTCGGACAACAAGCGCCAGAGCCGCCTGTCCACCACCCAAAACCAAACGAAGCTCACCATGACATCGATCTGTCCGACCAAGCCCGTCTCTTTGCCTCTGTCCCTACCTCCGACCTTCTCCGCTCCACGGCCGTGCTGCATGCGGCGGCGATAGGTCCTATGGTGGATCTTGGATCGTGGGTCATGAGTTCTAAACTCATGGAAACCGCGTTAACACGTGACATGGTCCTTGGACTTGTGAAAAGTACGTTTTATGACCATTTCTGCGCCGGTGAAGACGCTGACGCAGCCGCGCAGCGTGTAAGAAGTGTTTACGAGGCAACGGGTCTTAAAGGTATGCTTGTGTACGGCGTTGAACACGCCGATGATGCTGCCTCTTGTGATGATAACATGCACCATTTCCTTCGAACCATTGAAGCTGCCAAATCGTTACCAACATCTCAC TTTAGCTCAGTGGTCGTGAAGATAACCGCGATTTGTCCCATTAGTCTTCTAAAACGAGTGAGTGATTTGCTTCGGTGGGAATACAAGACTAAGAACTTCAAACTCTCATGGAAGCTCAAATCGTTTCCGGTTTTCTCCGATTCAAGCCCTCTTTACCACACAAACTCAGAACCGGAACCCTTAACCGCCGAAGAAGAACGGGAGCTCGAAGCAGCCCACGTAAGGATCCAAGACATCTGCCGGAAATGCCAAGAATCCAACGTACCTTTGCTGGTCGATGCTGAAGACACAATCCTCCAACCCGCGATCGACTACATGGCGTACTCATCAGCGATCTTGTTCAATGCGGACAAAGACAGACCAATTGTTTACAACACGATTCAGGCCTACTTGAGAGACGCTGGTGAGAGGTTGCATTTGGCCGTACAAGAAGCCGAGAAGGAAAATGTTCCTATGGGGTTTAAGTTGGTGAGAGGTGCTTATATGTCTAGTGAAGCTAGGCTGGCAGATTCCTTGGGGCACAAGTCACCAGTCCACGACACAATTCAGAACACGCACGATTGCTACAATAACTGCATGACTTTCCTAATGGAGAAAGCCTCAAACGGTTCGGGCTTCGGTGTGGTTCTTGCAACACATAACGCTGATTCTG gGAGACTTGCATCAAAGAAAGCAAGTGAGCTCAATATCGATAAAGAGAACGGGAAGATAGAGTTTGCGCAGCTATACGGTATGTCAGATGCATTGTCCTTCGGTTTAAAGAGAGCCGGGTTCAATGTTAGCAAGTACATGCCATTCGGACCGGTCGAAACCGCTATACCGTATCTTGTCCGACGTGCTTATGAGAACCGGGGAATGATGGCCACGGGAGCCACTGACCGTCATCTCATgag GATGGAACTAAAGAGGAGATTACTCGCCGGAAATGCGTGA